From Halotia branconii CENA392, the proteins below share one genomic window:
- a CDS encoding methyltransferase, with protein sequence MNQHTSVAIPKPKTDERLLWDLISGNIGFGTFLVAYDLKLFPFLAEKPRTLTEVCEMLKIHQRPAKALLSMNASLGLLQVKDDCYSLTLFAEDYLLESSSTYLGDFLDLTVATASMYSFENIKKAVLSNSSQIYSGEKLFQTHEKQADLARTFTNAIHSRNLGAAQAWPELIDLSAHKLLLDIGGGSGVHAIHATLKWSNLQALIIDLAPICEVAQEFVERYSLQSRIKTQVSDMWSQPFPKADIHFYSDIYHDWPLEKGHFLAQKSFDSLEKGGRIIIHEMLYNDQKINSAVAAYDIAMLLWTEGQQYSADELSTMLMDVGFINVEVKPTFGYWSIVTGYKS encoded by the coding sequence ATGAACCAACATACTTCTGTAGCAATTCCCAAGCCAAAAACAGATGAGCGACTACTTTGGGATCTTATTTCTGGCAATATAGGATTTGGTACATTTCTTGTGGCTTATGATCTGAAGCTTTTTCCATTTTTAGCCGAAAAACCACGGACTCTTACAGAAGTTTGTGAAATGCTAAAAATTCATCAACGTCCGGCTAAAGCTCTCTTATCAATGAATGCATCTCTAGGACTTTTGCAAGTCAAAGATGACTGTTATTCACTTACCTTGTTTGCGGAAGATTATCTTCTCGAAAGCAGTTCAACTTATTTAGGCGATTTCTTAGATTTGACAGTTGCTACCGCCTCTATGTATTCCTTTGAGAACATCAAAAAAGCAGTACTTTCTAATTCCTCACAAATTTACTCTGGTGAAAAACTTTTTCAAACCCATGAAAAACAAGCTGATTTAGCGCGGACTTTTACTAATGCCATACATAGTCGTAATCTAGGAGCAGCCCAAGCTTGGCCAGAACTTATTGATTTATCAGCACACAAACTTTTGTTAGATATTGGCGGAGGTTCGGGTGTTCATGCTATTCACGCCACATTGAAATGGTCAAACTTACAAGCTTTGATTATTGATCTTGCTCCTATATGTGAAGTAGCGCAAGAGTTTGTGGAACGCTACAGCTTACAAAGTCGCATTAAAACTCAGGTAAGTGATATGTGGAGTCAGCCTTTTCCGAAAGCAGATATTCACTTTTATTCTGATATTTATCATGATTGGCCACTAGAAAAAGGTCACTTTCTCGCTCAAAAAAGCTTTGACAGCTTAGAAAAAGGAGGTCGCATTATCATTCATGAGATGCTTTACAATGACCAAAAAATTAATTCTGCTGTTGCTGCCTATGATATTGCCATGCTCTTGTGGACAGAGGGTCAGCAGTATTCAGCTGATGAGTTATCAACAATGCTGATGGATGTAGGTTTCATAAATGTTGAAGTTAAGCCGACTTTCGGATATTGGAGTATTGTGACTGGCTACAAATCATAA
- a CDS encoding Uma2 family endonuclease, which translates to MFNYNPLDCLPSSAELPDSDDTPVDNELQILIPNLLLAILASIWQNREDWFFGINMGIYYAPSKPAIVPDGFLSLGVERFVGENGRSSYVLWEEEGIPPILALEVVSPTYNGEYEQKKVDYAQLGILYYVIYAPTRLRRKRQRLEVYRLVEGKYVLQPGDKIWMPEIGLGIGREQGTYQRRIREWLFWYDENSNRYQTPEEVNAQQQQQLEQTQQQLQELLARLQQQGIDPNTL; encoded by the coding sequence ATGTTCAACTACAATCCATTAGACTGCCTACCTTCATCAGCAGAATTGCCAGATTCAGATGATACTCCTGTGGATAACGAACTGCAAATATTAATTCCCAATTTGTTGTTAGCCATATTAGCCTCAATTTGGCAAAACCGCGAAGATTGGTTTTTTGGCATTAATATGGGAATTTATTATGCACCTAGTAAACCTGCCATAGTTCCTGATGGTTTCTTGAGTTTAGGTGTAGAACGTTTTGTTGGAGAAAATGGACGTTCTAGTTACGTTTTGTGGGAAGAAGAAGGCATTCCACCAATTTTAGCTTTAGAAGTTGTCTCTCCAACTTACAACGGCGAATACGAACAAAAAAAAGTAGATTATGCCCAATTAGGCATTTTGTACTATGTAATTTATGCTCCAACGCGGTTACGTCGTAAGCGTCAGCGTTTAGAAGTTTATCGCTTAGTTGAAGGTAAATACGTTTTACAACCTGGGGATAAAATCTGGATGCCAGAAATTGGATTAGGTATTGGACGAGAACAGGGTACTTATCAAAGAAGAATACGAGAATGGCTGTTTTGGTATGACGAAAATAGTAACAGATACCAAACTCCAGAAGAAGTAAACGCGCAACAGCAACAACAACTAGAACAAACTCAGCAACAACTTCAGGAACTTTTAGCCAGATTACAGCAACAAGGAATTGATCCCAATACACTGTAA
- a CDS encoding glycoside hydrolase family 10 protein — MKRFMKWCVKFSKLKSRSSIKQGLFAVVVSLSMLATVMLALPLNAQTTYSRSLATELRGVWLTNIDSNVLFERDRLKKSLQRLDELNFNTVYPAVWNWGYTLYPSKVAAKVIGRSLDPTPGLQGRDMLKEIVSEGHKKGLTVIPWFEFGFMAPADSLLAKNRPQWLTSRSDGTKIVKEGTHNRVWLSPFRPDVQNFIQDLIVEIVRNYDIDGIQFDDHFGLPSELGYDAYTVALYKKEHGGKAPSKNPKDPEWVRWRANKITDFMKRVFTAIKANKKDCLVSVAPNPQRFSYEFFLADWQRWERMGLIEELVLQIYRNDLNVFVSELEYPEVQAAQSHIPVSIGILAGLKNRPIPMEQIQTQVQKVRDRNFAGVSFFFYETLWNLSSETASKRQSGFQQIFSKPAVYPNLLTGWKP; from the coding sequence ATGAAAAGATTTATGAAGTGGTGTGTGAAGTTTTCAAAATTGAAAAGTCGTTCTAGTATTAAGCAAGGCTTGTTTGCAGTAGTTGTCAGCTTGAGCATGTTAGCCACAGTAATGTTAGCTTTGCCCTTGAATGCTCAAACTACTTATTCGCGATCGCTTGCAACAGAGTTAAGAGGGGTATGGTTAACAAATATTGATAGTAACGTATTGTTTGAGCGCGATCGCCTGAAAAAGTCTTTACAACGCCTAGATGAATTAAACTTTAATACGGTATATCCTGCGGTGTGGAATTGGGGATATACACTCTATCCTAGTAAAGTAGCAGCTAAAGTGATTGGGCGATCGCTTGATCCCACACCGGGACTGCAAGGGCGAGATATGCTCAAAGAAATTGTGAGCGAGGGACATAAAAAAGGGTTAACCGTGATTCCCTGGTTTGAATTTGGTTTTATGGCTCCTGCTGATTCTCTTTTAGCTAAAAATCGTCCCCAATGGCTCACCAGTCGTAGCGACGGCACAAAAATTGTCAAAGAAGGTACACATAACCGTGTTTGGTTGAGTCCTTTTCGCCCCGATGTACAAAATTTTATCCAAGATTTAATCGTTGAAATTGTTAGAAACTACGACATAGATGGCATTCAATTTGACGATCATTTTGGCTTGCCTTCCGAATTAGGCTACGATGCTTACACAGTGGCATTATACAAAAAAGAACATGGTGGCAAAGCTCCCTCCAAAAACCCGAAAGATCCAGAATGGGTACGCTGGAGAGCTAACAAAATTACCGATTTCATGAAGCGGGTATTTACAGCCATCAAAGCCAACAAAAAAGATTGTCTTGTTTCTGTTGCACCTAATCCTCAGCGTTTCTCCTACGAGTTTTTCTTAGCAGACTGGCAAAGATGGGAACGTATGGGATTAATCGAAGAATTGGTATTGCAGATATACCGTAATGACTTAAATGTATTTGTGAGTGAATTAGAGTATCCAGAAGTTCAAGCAGCACAAAGTCATATTCCCGTCAGTATTGGCATTTTGGCTGGCTTAAAAAATAGACCAATTCCGATGGAACAAATTCAGACACAAGTGCAAAAAGTCCGCGATCGCAATTTTGCCGGAGTCTCTTTCTTTTTTTATGAGACCCTATGGAATCTTAGCTCAGAAACAGCCTCAAAGCGTCAGTCTGGTTTTCAGCAAATTTTCTCAAAACCAGCGGTTTATCCGAACTTGCTCACAGGTTGGAAACCTTGA
- a CDS encoding GIY-YIG nuclease family protein, giving the protein MAYIYILECIDGSYYTGSTTDLERRLWQHQQGEGANHTAKRLPVKLVFCEYYERVVDAFEREKQVQGWSRKKKQALILGDTNLLHELAECQNETHYSRLASTSLSQQKNAP; this is encoded by the coding sequence ATGGCTTATATCTATATTCTTGAGTGCATCGATGGTAGTTATTACACGGGTAGTACGACGGATTTAGAGCGAAGACTGTGGCAACATCAACAGGGAGAGGGTGCAAACCACACGGCAAAGCGGTTGCCTGTGAAGCTAGTTTTCTGCGAGTATTATGAACGCGTGGTAGATGCTTTTGAGCGTGAGAAGCAGGTACAAGGCTGGAGTCGTAAGAAGAAGCAAGCTTTGATTCTAGGGGATACAAATTTGTTGCATGAGTTAGCCGAATGTCAAAATGAAACTCATTACAGTAGGCTGGCTTCGACTTCGCTCAGCCAGCAAAAGAACGCTCCCTGA
- a CDS encoding carbohydrate ABC transporter permease — MNQLMPKDWMLLKQRLTPYLFLLPALFILILTVFWPALQAFYLSFTSYEDIAQPPKWIGFANFLRLWKDAVFWKTLENTFLYLVGVVPILVIAPLGLAILVNDKLRGMNWFRAAYYTPVVISMVVAGIAWKWLYAERGLLNQFLQTLGIFPEGIPWLTSPAKLLEIIPISLASVMAVTVWKGLGYYMVIYLAGLQSIPADVYEAAAIDGSDGISKHWDITVPLMQPYLALVGVISAISATKVFEEVYIMTQGGPLNSSKTIVYYLYEQAFSNLEISYACTIGLVLFLIILGLSILRLAISSPQ; from the coding sequence ATGAATCAATTAATGCCTAAAGATTGGATGTTGCTCAAACAACGTCTAACTCCTTATTTATTTTTGTTACCTGCTTTATTTATCTTGATTTTGACTGTTTTTTGGCCTGCATTGCAAGCATTTTATCTCAGCTTTACTAGCTACGAAGATATTGCTCAACCACCAAAATGGATCGGGTTTGCCAATTTCTTACGCCTGTGGAAAGACGCAGTTTTTTGGAAAACTTTGGAAAACACTTTTCTTTATCTTGTGGGTGTAGTGCCAATTTTGGTAATTGCTCCCTTGGGACTGGCGATTTTGGTAAATGACAAACTAAGGGGGATGAATTGGTTTAGAGCAGCTTATTACACACCAGTAGTAATTTCAATGGTAGTTGCGGGTATAGCTTGGAAATGGCTGTATGCAGAAAGAGGTCTACTTAATCAGTTCTTACAGACTTTAGGGATTTTTCCTGAAGGTATTCCCTGGCTGACTAGCCCAGCTAAACTGCTAGAAATTATCCCTATCTCTCTGGCTAGCGTTATGGCTGTGACTGTATGGAAAGGATTGGGCTACTATATGGTGATTTATTTAGCGGGTTTGCAATCAATTCCCGCTGATGTATATGAAGCCGCAGCTATTGATGGCTCAGATGGTATCAGCAAACACTGGGATATTACTGTACCTTTGATGCAGCCTTATTTAGCATTAGTAGGAGTGATTTCAGCTATTTCCGCCACCAAAGTCTTTGAAGAAGTTTATATTATGACTCAAGGAGGGCCACTTAATAGCTCAAAAACAATTGTTTACTATTTATATGAACAAGCGTTCAGTAACTTGGAAATTAGCTATGCCTGCACAATTGGACTAGTCCTATTTTTGATCATTTTGGGGCTATCAATTTTACGACTAGCTATTTCAAGTCCACAATAA
- a CDS encoding amidase — protein sequence MNEIDLAFTPALELARLISRREVSPLELVEIYLKRIQQLNPQLGSYFTVTAELAIADATAKTQMLITTSELPQFFGVPISIKDLNALASVPCTYGNPALLNNIPEYDDGVVTKIKQAGFIVLGKTATSEIGSFPYTEPTGFPPARNPWNLEYTPGGSSGGAAAAVAAGLCAIAQGSDGGGSIRGPAACCGLVGIKPSRGRVSKAPLGDRHAGIATNGPIARTVADAAALLDAISGYVTGDAYWLEDPETSFLAATQEKLGALRIAFATSIPPLGEADANCQQGVLKTVDLLQQLGHKVEQKCPDFSGLVEPFQVVWQAGIAASGLPSEILQPVNRWLFARTGSVAEYLQAVSQMQIVARQIVAFFDTVDVLVLPVYLHSPIRIGEWSNLSPEETFQNIVRWVAPCPAANATGQPAIAIPVGFDSNGLPISVQLIGKPAAETTLISLAAQLEAANPWIDHRPAIEFDL from the coding sequence ATGAATGAAATTGATTTAGCTTTCACCCCAGCACTAGAGTTGGCACGGTTAATAAGTCGCCGGGAAGTATCGCCACTAGAGTTAGTAGAAATATATTTAAAACGGATTCAGCAGTTAAATCCCCAATTGGGAAGTTATTTTACGGTAACGGCAGAATTAGCGATCGCAGATGCTACAGCCAAAACCCAAATGCTGATTACTACCTCAGAACTACCGCAGTTTTTTGGCGTACCAATTTCGATTAAAGACCTCAACGCCTTAGCTAGTGTACCTTGTACGTACGGAAATCCAGCTTTACTAAATAATATTCCTGAATATGATGATGGAGTTGTAACCAAGATTAAACAAGCTGGGTTTATTGTTCTTGGTAAAACAGCAACATCAGAAATAGGTTCATTTCCTTACACCGAACCTACAGGATTTCCCCCAGCCAGAAATCCCTGGAACTTAGAATATACTCCAGGTGGTTCTAGTGGCGGTGCAGCCGCAGCAGTCGCAGCCGGATTATGTGCGATCGCTCAAGGTTCTGATGGTGGCGGTTCAATTCGCGGCCCTGCGGCTTGTTGTGGTTTGGTGGGTATCAAACCATCACGGGGAAGAGTCAGTAAAGCACCATTAGGCGATCGCCATGCGGGAATTGCCACCAATGGGCCGATTGCCCGGACTGTGGCTGATGCAGCTGCTTTGTTAGATGCTATCTCTGGCTATGTTACAGGCGATGCTTATTGGCTAGAAGACCCCGAAACATCATTTCTCGCCGCCACTCAAGAAAAACTTGGTGCTTTGCGAATAGCTTTTGCTACTAGTATTCCTCCCTTGGGCGAAGCTGATGCCAACTGTCAGCAAGGTGTTTTAAAAACAGTCGATTTATTACAACAACTTGGTCACAAAGTTGAACAGAAATGTCCTGACTTCAGCGGCTTAGTTGAACCGTTTCAAGTCGTGTGGCAAGCTGGCATCGCAGCTTCAGGACTACCTAGTGAAATATTGCAGCCTGTAAATCGCTGGCTATTTGCCCGCACGGGTTCTGTTGCTGAATACCTGCAAGCGGTTTCTCAAATGCAGATAGTCGCACGGCAAATAGTGGCCTTTTTCGATACTGTAGATGTGTTGGTATTACCAGTCTATTTACATTCACCGATTCGCATTGGTGAATGGTCTAATCTCAGTCCAGAAGAGACATTCCAAAATATTGTGCGCTGGGTTGCCCCTTGTCCAGCAGCAAACGCCACCGGACAACCTGCGATCGCAATTCCTGTAGGTTTTGATAGTAATGGATTACCCATAAGTGTGCAGCTGATTGGTAAACCTGCGGCTGAAACCACTTTGATTAGTCTAGCAGCACAATTAGAAGCAGCTAATCCTTGGATTGATCATCGTCCAGCCATTGAATTTGACTTATGA
- the map gene encoding type I methionyl aminopeptidase, producing MNIFSNLLSQKTKPAPVKKQRRGIEIKSPREIEIMRQSAKIVATVLKEISELVKPGMTTADLDAYAEKRIREMDATPSFKGYHGFTGSICSSINNEVVHGIPSAKKVIRAGDVLKVDTGAYYQGFHGDSCITIAVGEVTPEAAKLIRVAEESLYKGIEQVKAGAYLLDLAGAIEDHVKANGYSVVEEFTGHGVGRNLHEEPSVFNFRTQYMPNVKLRAGMTLAIEPILNAGSKHTRILSDRWTAVTVDNALSAQFEHTVLVTETGYEILTDRTKV from the coding sequence ATGAACATCTTCAGTAATTTACTTTCTCAGAAAACTAAACCTGCACCTGTAAAAAAACAACGCCGGGGTATTGAAATTAAATCGCCGCGTGAAATTGAAATTATGCGGCAATCAGCAAAAATTGTAGCTACTGTTCTTAAAGAAATTTCTGAGTTAGTCAAGCCAGGTATGACTACAGCTGACTTGGATGCTTACGCAGAAAAGCGTATCCGAGAAATGGATGCCACACCAAGCTTTAAAGGATATCACGGTTTTACTGGTTCTATTTGCTCTAGTATTAACAATGAAGTTGTGCATGGTATCCCCAGTGCCAAGAAAGTAATTCGGGCTGGGGATGTATTAAAAGTAGATACAGGTGCTTATTATCAAGGTTTTCATGGTGATTCTTGCATTACGATTGCCGTAGGCGAAGTCACTCCCGAAGCTGCTAAATTAATTCGTGTCGCTGAAGAATCTCTTTATAAAGGCATTGAACAAGTCAAGGCGGGTGCATACTTGCTTGATTTAGCTGGGGCAATAGAAGACCATGTCAAAGCCAATGGTTATAGTGTAGTAGAAGAATTTACCGGGCATGGTGTTGGCCGTAACCTGCACGAAGAACCTTCAGTGTTCAACTTCCGGACTCAGTACATGCCAAATGTCAAACTCCGTGCGGGGATGACATTAGCCATTGAACCAATTTTAAATGCAGGTTCTAAGCATACCCGGATATTATCTGACCGATGGACAGCGGTAACTGTAGATAATGCTTTGTCAGCCCAATTTGAGCATACAGTTTTAGTAACAGAAACTGGTTATGAGATTTTAACCGATCGCACCAAAGTTTAG
- the argB gene encoding acetylglutamate kinase, translating into MMVNDSEYIRQAEATRVRVLSEALPYIQQFAGRTVVVKYGGAAMKDSALKDKVMRDIVFLSCVGLRPILVHGGGPEINSWLNKLGIEAQFKNGLRVTDAPTMDVVEMVLVGRVNKEIVSLISRAGGLAVGLCGKDGNLITARPQDQEGIGFVGEVSNVNIKVLETLSSSGYIPVVSSVAADDKGQAYNINADTIAGEIAAALGAEKLILLTDTQGIFKDYKDPSTLIPKVDIREARELIASGVVSGGMIPKVNCCVRSLAQGVSAAHIIDGRIPHALLLEIFTDVGIGTMILGSQFIPKR; encoded by the coding sequence GTGATGGTCAACGATTCTGAATACATCAGGCAAGCTGAAGCTACTCGTGTGCGTGTACTCAGCGAAGCATTACCTTACATTCAACAATTTGCCGGTCGCACGGTTGTTGTGAAATATGGTGGTGCGGCAATGAAAGATAGCGCCCTCAAAGACAAAGTTATGCGGGACATTGTATTTTTATCCTGCGTCGGCTTGCGTCCCATCCTTGTACATGGGGGTGGCCCAGAAATTAATAGTTGGTTAAATAAACTGGGAATCGAAGCACAATTTAAGAATGGTCTGCGAGTTACCGATGCCCCCACAATGGATGTGGTCGAAATGGTGTTAGTCGGTCGAGTTAATAAAGAAATTGTTTCTTTGATTAGCAGGGCTGGGGGCTTAGCGGTAGGACTTTGCGGTAAAGATGGTAACTTGATTACAGCCCGTCCTCAAGATCAAGAAGGCATTGGCTTTGTAGGGGAAGTCAGCAATGTCAATATCAAAGTTTTAGAAACTCTCTCTAGCAGTGGCTATATTCCGGTAGTCTCTAGCGTCGCCGCAGACGATAAGGGACAAGCTTACAACATTAATGCTGATACCATAGCTGGTGAAATCGCTGCTGCACTAGGGGCAGAAAAGTTAATTTTACTGACTGATACACAAGGGATTTTTAAAGACTATAAAGATCCATCTACCTTGATTCCAAAAGTAGATATTCGTGAAGCCCGCGAACTGATTGCCAGTGGTGTAGTCAGTGGAGGGATGATTCCGAAAGTAAATTGTTGTGTGCGATCGCTTGCTCAAGGAGTCAGTGCAGCCCATATTATTGATGGACGCATTCCTCACGCTTTACTATTAGAAATCTTTACAGATGTTGGTATTGGAACCATGATTCTCGGTTCCCAGTTTATTCCAAAACGTTAG
- the sipA gene encoding regulatory protein SipA: protein MSNEFAIGSKVRIVALPPYVKTADPMPMLRPPDVICIGEEGIVIDRRPGGYWGIRFAKGAFLLDSQYIESTDTPPESHLEQ, encoded by the coding sequence ATGTCTAACGAATTTGCCATTGGTAGTAAAGTCCGTATCGTGGCACTACCGCCTTACGTCAAAACAGCAGACCCCATGCCTATGTTACGTCCTCCAGATGTGATTTGTATTGGCGAAGAAGGTATAGTTATTGACCGCCGTCCTGGAGGATATTGGGGTATTCGCTTTGCCAAAGGAGCCTTTCTTCTAGATAGCCAATATATTGAAAGCACAGATACCCCCCCTGAATCTCACTTGGAGCAATAA
- a CDS encoding Spy/CpxP family protein refolding chaperone: protein MKLKSLSLIAGAIALTLTAIPFTVKAQTSSSSPLIVAQTPKKQRGAWQGLELTDAQKAQMQSIRRDTRAKIEAILTPEQKAKLAAAKQARQAQRQAGQGQRQANRGQRKGWVELNLTEAQKTQMRQIRESSKQQMQAILTPEQQAKLKQFQENMRQRRQQSR, encoded by the coding sequence ATGAAACTTAAGTCATTGTCATTGATAGCTGGAGCAATTGCCCTAACCTTAACTGCAATTCCCTTTACAGTCAAAGCACAAACATCCTCCTCTTCACCTTTGATTGTTGCCCAAACTCCTAAAAAACAAAGAGGCGCTTGGCAAGGCTTAGAACTCACAGATGCACAAAAAGCCCAAATGCAATCAATTCGTCGCGACACTCGCGCCAAAATTGAAGCAATTCTCACCCCAGAACAAAAAGCAAAATTGGCAGCTGCCAAGCAAGCACGTCAGGCGCAACGCCAAGCAGGTCAAGGTCAACGCCAAGCAAATCGAGGTCAACGTAAGGGTTGGGTTGAATTGAATTTGACTGAAGCACAAAAAACCCAAATGCGGCAAATCCGCGAGTCATCGAAACAGCAAATGCAAGCTATCTTGACTCCGGAACAGCAAGCTAAACTCAAGCAATTTCAAGAAAATATGAGACAACGCCGTCAACAAAGTCGCTAA
- a CDS encoding sensor histidine kinase has product MSRPIQITNHPFRFLLYLEWILLAIAVFSAILPPSPRFSPKFPELTICSLVLFGLMGLRLPTNNNFSKIIYTASEILLILVTGIFGGRSARLFPFLYIILVTRSCLIFKLPGRLLVTGLSFIFFLLTLQHRFPRFPLRPQDQERFRFFSFSLALIFGLSLVFVLLLMNAVLSERQSREELAIAHEKLRQYALRIENQATLEERNRIAREIHDSLGHSLTALNLQLETALKLSQSNPNKSQSFLMQAKELGSKALQDVRQSVSTMRSNPLQEKSLTQAIHLLAEDFHRSNGILPICQISLDHSLSAEVNTAIYRIIQESLTNISKYAEATEIKLDIMMTKGSLYLMIQDKGKGFDIQQNTTGFGLQSMRDRTLALGGKFNINSTPGSGCQIIVDIPLSRLIR; this is encoded by the coding sequence ATGAGCCGTCCCATTCAAATTACGAATCATCCTTTTCGGTTTCTGCTTTATTTAGAGTGGATATTATTAGCGATCGCTGTTTTTTCTGCCATACTACCGCCTTCACCACGCTTTTCTCCTAAGTTCCCTGAGCTAACAATATGTAGCCTCGTTTTATTTGGCTTAATGGGTTTAAGATTACCTACTAATAACAACTTTAGTAAAATTATCTATACGGCCAGTGAGATATTACTAATTTTAGTCACTGGTATTTTTGGAGGAAGGTCTGCTCGACTATTTCCATTTTTATACATAATTTTAGTAACTCGTAGTTGTCTAATTTTTAAGTTACCTGGGCGTTTATTAGTTACTGGATTATCATTTATTTTCTTTTTATTAACACTGCAACATCGGTTTCCACGATTTCCTTTACGGCCACAAGACCAAGAACGTTTTCGGTTTTTTAGTTTTAGTTTAGCTTTAATATTTGGTTTGAGTTTAGTTTTTGTACTACTATTAATGAATGCAGTCTTATCGGAACGGCAAAGTCGAGAAGAATTAGCGATCGCTCATGAAAAACTGCGGCAATATGCCCTGCGGATTGAAAATCAAGCTACCTTAGAAGAACGTAACCGCATCGCTCGTGAAATTCATGATTCATTGGGGCATTCTTTAACTGCTTTAAATCTTCAATTAGAAACTGCTTTAAAATTATCTCAATCTAACCCAAATAAGTCACAAAGTTTCTTGATGCAAGCTAAAGAATTAGGCTCAAAAGCATTACAAGATGTGCGACAATCTGTTTCAACGATGCGTTCTAATCCTTTACAAGAAAAATCTTTAACCCAGGCAATTCATTTATTAGCAGAAGATTTTCATCGTTCAAATGGTATTTTACCCATTTGTCAAATCAGTCTTGATCACTCTCTATCTGCGGAAGTTAACACTGCTATATATCGAATTATTCAAGAATCATTAACTAATATTTCTAAATATGCAGAAGCTACAGAAATTAAATTAGATATCATGATGACTAAAGGTAGTTTATATTTGATGATTCAAGATAAGGGTAAAGGTTTTGATATTCAGCAAAATACTACTGGTTTTGGATTACAAAGTATGCGCGATCGCACTTTAGCTCTGGGAGGTAAATTTAATATTAATAGTACTCCTGGTTCTGGTTGTCAAATTATAGTTGATATTCCCTTATCAAGGTTGATCCGATGA
- a CDS encoding response regulator, whose protein sequence is MIKVLLVDDQSLIRQGLKALLELETDLEIVGEAENGKTAIQLVAELQPDVVLLDIRMPIMDGVAATREIQQQFAGVKVLILTTFDDDEYVTAALKNGAMGYLLKDTPSEELAFAIRAVDKGYTQLGPGIVKKLLTQFPNMTPTQLPPVPPNLTELTPREKEVLRLIATGANNREIAQQLYISEGTVKNHVTNILNRLNLRDRTQAAIIANTFLSYLDN, encoded by the coding sequence ATGATTAAAGTATTACTTGTAGATGACCAGAGTTTGATTCGTCAAGGCTTAAAAGCATTATTAGAACTAGAAACAGATTTAGAAATAGTAGGAGAAGCAGAAAATGGTAAAACTGCAATTCAATTGGTGGCAGAATTGCAACCAGATGTAGTGCTGTTAGATATCAGAATGCCGATCATGGACGGAGTTGCAGCTACACGAGAAATTCAACAGCAGTTTGCTGGCGTTAAAGTTTTAATACTGACAACTTTTGATGATGATGAATATGTCACAGCGGCTTTAAAAAATGGGGCAATGGGTTATTTACTCAAAGATACACCATCAGAAGAATTAGCTTTTGCTATTCGTGCCGTTGATAAAGGATACACACAGCTAGGGCCAGGAATTGTCAAAAAACTTTTGACTCAATTCCCCAATATGACACCAACTCAACTGCCACCTGTGCCACCTAATTTAACAGAACTTACTCCCAGAGAAAAAGAGGTTTTACGGTTAATTGCTACAGGTGCTAATAACCGAGAAATTGCTCAACAATTATATATTTCTGAGGGTACGGTAAAGAATCATGTAACAAATATTTTAAACAGATTGAACTTGCGCGATCGTACTCAAGCCGCTATTATTGCCAATACGTTTTTATCTTATTTAGATAATTAA
- a CDS encoding nucleoside deaminase has protein sequence MNQEDFMRLALTEAKKGDAPYGAVIVKNNDVVAVAHNTVKRDNDPSAHAEINVIRSLTAKLKNPSLEGYSIYTTGEPCPMCATACVWTGISEIVYGASIQDLILIKQSQIDLACEEIIAKSPRNIKVTKGVLKHECLELFNG, from the coding sequence ATGAACCAAGAAGATTTTATGCGTTTAGCATTGACAGAAGCAAAAAAAGGTGATGCGCCTTACGGTGCAGTGATTGTTAAAAATAACGATGTGGTTGCAGTAGCTCATAATACTGTGAAGCGAGATAACGATCCGTCTGCTCATGCGGAAATAAATGTCATTCGCAGTTTAACAGCTAAACTCAAAAACCCCTCTTTAGAAGGTTATAGCATATATACAACTGGAGAGCCTTGTCCGATGTGTGCAACAGCTTGTGTATGGACGGGTATATCAGAAATTGTTTATGGTGCTTCAATTCAAGATTTAATTTTGATTAAGCAATCACAAATTGATTTGGCTTGTGAAGAGATTATTGCTAAATCACCTAGAAATATAAAAGTTACAAAAGGCGTTTTAAAACATGAATGTTTAGAATTATTTAATGGTTAA